The Xanthomonas sp. DAR 80977 nucleotide sequence CGCCAGGTAGGTGCCGATCAGCGCCGAGACCGCGCCGCTGGCGCCGATGATGACCCGGTCCGGGGTGCCGATCGCGAACACCGCGGCCAGGTTGGAAATGGCGCCGCCGCCCAGGAACAGCAGCAGGAAGCGCCACGGCCCGAGCACGCGCTCGGCCGGCAGGCCGAAGATCAGCAGGAACACCAGGTTGCCGAGCAGGTGCGACCAGTCCGCATGCAGGAACAGCGCGGTGAACAGGCGCAGCACGCTGCCGTCCTGCACCGTCGCCAGCCAGTCGCGCGGGCTGGCGACGCCGGCCGAGAGCGCGCCCCAGTCCAGCCACAGCGTGGCGCGGGCCTGGTTGGGGCGGCTGATCGACCACAGGAACGCCAGCCACATGGCCGCGAACAGCAACGGCGTGGCCCAGCGCAGCGTGGTCCGGTCGCGGGAGGGGATGGAGACGAACATGCCAATACCGGGGAACTCGGCCTGTAACGATACCGGCTTCATTCGGCTGAACGCACGCCCACTCCGCGCGAAGCTGAACGGGCGATATTGTTATTGTTGGGTTAACGCAGATGGTTATACTGCATACGGCGTCGTATGTCGGGAGGGGACTCCGGCGCGCATTCCTCCGCTTGCTCAGCGGGGGATGCGCAGGCGCGAACACAGACATTTTCGTCTTCCGGAGAGTTACAAGCCATGCAAAACGCAACCCAGTTCGTCCGTTTCACCGCCCTGGCCGTCGGCATCGTCGGCGCCCTGACCATCGGTCAGGCGCACGGCGCCGCGTTCCAGCTCAAGGAAAACAGCGCCAAGGGCCTGGGCCGCGCCTTCGCCGGCTCCGGCAGCGCCCCCGGCGACGCCTCGATCATCGCCAACAACCCGGCCGGCATGCGCCAGCTCGACGGCAAGGTGTTCCAGGCCGACGTCAGCGCCATCCAGTTCGCCGCCAAGTACGATGGCACCGGCACCTACGCCACCGGCTCGGCGATCTCCGGCGGCAACGGCGGCGATGCCGGTACGATCGCGCCGGTCCCGGCGGTCTACTTCCACCTGCCGTTCGGCGAGAACAACAACATGCACTTCGGCACCTCGCTGACCGTGCCGTACGGCTTCAAGACCGAATACGACCGCGACTGGGTCGGCCGCTACAACGGCGTCAAGACCGAACTGCAGGCGATCGACCTCAACCTGGCCTTCTCCTACGACGTGAACCCGTACGTGTCGTTCGGCGCGTCGGTGTTCGCCGAGCGCCTGGACATCGATCTGTCCAACGCCATCGATCTCGGCAGCGTCCTGGCCGCGCGCCGGGTGCCGGGCTTCGCGCCGGGCAGCGCCGACGGCTTCTCGCGCATCAAGGGCGACAGCACCGATATCGGCTACACCCTGGGCGGCCTGTTCAGCATCGACGAGAACACCCACATCGGCTTCAGCTACCGCTCGAAGGTCGAGCACAAGATCACCAACGGCACGGCCGACTTCACCACCCCGGCCAACGCCGCCACGGTGCTGGCCGTCGCCGCGCCGGGCACCTTCGTCGACACCAAGGGCCGCGCCACGGTCACCCTGCCGGCCAGCGCGACCGCCAGCTTCACCCACAACATCAACGAGCAGTGGACGGTGATGGCCGACGTCAGCCGCACCGCCTGGAGCAAGTTCGACCAGGTGACGGTGGACTTCGCGTCGAACCAGCCGGACAGCGTGCTGAACTTCGCCTACCACGACACCACCTTCGTCTCGATCGGTGCCGACTACCGCATGAGCGACACGCTGACCCTGCGCGGCGGCCTGGCCTACGACGAAACCCCGACCAGCAACGAGCACCGCGACGTGCGCGTGCCCGACGCGAGCCGCAAGTGGGTCTCGCTGGGTCTGAGCTGGCGTCCGTCCGAGCAGGCCGAGTACAGCTTCGGCTATACCCACCTGTTCACCAGCGATCCGAGCATCAACTCGACCACCGCCACCGGCAACACCCTGGTCGGCAGCTACGACGTCAGCGGCAACGTGCTGGCGGCGTCGGTCAACTACAAGTTCTGATCGATCGCTTGCGCGACAGTCTCGCGGCGCAGGCCACGAGCCACCAAAGCCCCGCTTCGGCGGGGCTTTTTTGTGCGTCTTTCCCTTCTGTTGACGCGGCTTCGCGCATATCGCTGCGAATGCTTGACAGACATCCCACCCGGGCGTAGAAGGCTTGTGAAGCCGATGGGGATGACATCGGCATGCGGCCACGGCTCCGATGCCGTCGCCATCCGGCCTGCGGGCGTCGAATGGGGGACGTTGGTAATGCACCATCGTGAGTACAACCATTTGTCGTGCGTTGCAGCGCCGCTGCTTTCCCGTACCGCGCCGTCGGCACTGGCTGCCGTCCGCGTTTCCCAAGGCGGGCCGGCATGACCGTTCGCCACAAACTGAGTGCCCTGCGCTCACGCGACAAGTGCGTCGCCGGCTACTCGCCGCCTCGACGCTAATCGTGCATCGCGGTCTGACCTGACCGACGCCGTCGCGTTTGTTTCCCGTGTCCCGTTGCCCGTGCGCGCTCGTCTTGCGCGCAGCGCCGCAGCGTGCGCGCCATGCATCCGCCGTGCGTCCGGTCGGTCCCAACGACATCCGGGTTGCCGACATGCGTCGCGCCCGGTGCATGGCACTTTTGGCGAGGGGAAGCATCATGTGCATTGGCAAGCGTTCGAACGGCAAGGTCCTGGTTGAGGCGATTCTGGCGGTACTGGGGGCGAGCGCCGCATTGACGGCGGTGGCGGGGACGGTGACCGGCGAGGTCAGCGTGCAAGGCAGCGGCAAACCTGCCGCGAACGCGCGGGTCGGCATCGCCGGGACCGCGTATACGGCGGTGACCGATGCCAATGGGCATTTCGTCATCGCCGACGTGCCGGCGGGGCAGTACGCGCTGGAGTCGAGCTACCCGGGTTTCAGCGCCGCGCAGACCAGCTTCGAGGTGAGCGACACCGGCACCACCGCGCTCAACATCGCGCTGGACGAGGTCAAGCAGCTGAAGAACATCACCGTCGTCGCCAATCGCTACGACGCCAGCAACCTGAAGATGAACGCGGTGAACACGGTGGACGTGCTGTCCGCCAACGACCTGCAGCACACCGCGGTGCACAACGTCGCCGAGGCGCTGGGGCTGATCTCGGGCATCAACATCACCACCACCGGTTCGGGCTATTTCGGCGGCGTGGACGGCGCGGCGCGCGGCGAGGGCATGTTCGCCTCGGTGCGCGGCCTGCCCTCGGAGTACAACGTCAACCTGATCGACGGCGTCACCGTCGCGCAGGGCATGCCCTACAGCCGCAGCGTGCAGCTCAGCCTGCTGCCGCCGTCGGGATTGCAGACCATCGTGGTCAACAAGACCTCCACCGCCGACATGGACGGCGACGCGATCGGCGGCACCATCGATTTCCGCACGCCGACCGCGTTCGACTTCAAGCAGACCACCAGCGGCAGCGTGACCGGCAGCGGCCGCCTGGAGAGCCGCGCGCGCGACTACGGCGGCGACGGCCTGGGCGGCGGCCTGGCCGGCGAGTTCCAGCACAAGTTCGGCGACGAACAGCAGTTCGGCTTCTACGCCAGCGCCTATTACGACTACCGCACCTCGACCAACAGCGAGGTCGCCGCGGCGACCAGCGCGCTCAACGACCATTCGTGGGCGTTCCTGCATGCCGATGCCGACGGCGGCAACGCGGCCGGCTACGATCCGCAGCACAACCTGACCAGCACCGGCATGAACGTCGGCGTGGTCGCCGGCTGGGAACGCCGCTACGGCGGCAATGCCTCGTTCGACTGGCAGGTCGACGACAGCCTGTCGCTGTACGCGCGCGCCACCTACGCCTACGCCAAGACCGACCAGGGCACCACCTTCGTGCAGCTGCTGCCGCAGGACGTGACCTACGTGCCGAGCGCGACCGCAGGCGTCTACACGCCCAACATCGGCCGCATCGCCTCGCGCTTCTGGTACGAAACCAACCCGGAGATCGCCGACCTGGCGACGTTCCAGATCGGCGCGCGCAAGACCTCCGGCGGCTGGACCTTCATGCCCAACCTTTTCTACAGCTTCGGCGACAACGACCGTCCCGACCACGTCGAGATCGATGGTCGCGAGGACAAGTTCTCGCAGACCAACTACGCCTATTCCGGCAGCTCGCTGGTGCGCTACGGCAGCGGCGCGTTCCCGTATCCGCAGCTGACCCCGGCGCTGCTGGCGCAGGTCAACGACATCCCCTCGCTGTACGCCAGCAGCTACGGCGAACTGACCAAGATCTATTCCGGGCAGAAGAAGGGCGGCGCCAAGTTCGACGTCCGCTACGACTTCGAGGACGGCGCGCTGTCGGCGCTGCAGTTCGGGGTGAAGTACAGCAAGAGCTCGCGCAATTTCAGCAACCGCGACTGGTGGACCGGCGGCGTCGACGACACCAGCACGCTCGGCGATCTGGGCATCTTCAACGGCAACTACAGCGCGATCTTCCCCGGCAAGTATTCCTGGGTCACGCCCAAGGTCAGCGAGACCGCGGTCAGCAACGTCATCTACAGCCATCTGCGCGACGACGACCTGGACAGCTGCGGCAGCGCGTACTACGTCAACAACTGGAACTGCAACACGATGCGCGGCACCGAGGCGGTGGCCGCGGCCTACGCCATGGCCACCTTCTCGCTCGGCAACCTGGAAGTCGTGCCGGGCGTGCGCTTCGAGCACAGCAGCATCCACAACACGTTCTGGGTGACGCCGTCCGACGCCGACGGCAACCAGACGGTCGGCTATTTCGACAGCAACCACACCACCTACGACGAGCCGCTGCCGAGCGTGTTCCTGACCTGGCGTCCCGACCCGCGCACCGCCTACCGCGCCTCGCTGTGGACCAGCTATACCCGGCCCGCGTTCGTGCAGCTGGGCGGCGGCAGCAATATCAGCATCTCCAACGGGATCACCACGATCACCCAGGGCAATCCGGACCTGAAGCCGATCGAATCGACCAACCTGGACCTGTCCGGCGAATGGTCCACCGAACACGGCGGCTTCTTCTCGGTCGCCGGCTTCTACAAGCGCCTGCGCAACTACATCTACGACGCAGGCGCCAGCCAGGCCAATTCCAGCGGCAGCGGCAGCGGCACGGTGCTCTACACGATGCCGACCAACGGCGGCGACGGCCGCGTCTACGGCCTGGAAGTCAGCGCGCGGCAGCGTTTCCAGGACCTGCCCGAACCGCTGAACGGGCTGGGCGTGAGCTTCAACGCCACCCGCCAGCATGCGCGCGCCGACCTGGGCATGGACGGCTTCGAGAACGAGCACATGCAGTCGGCGCCCAACGCCATGGCCAACGTCGAGCTGTTCTACGAACGCGAGCGCTTCTCGGTGAACCTGAGCTACCACTTCAGCAGCTCGTACCTGCTCAGCTACGACTACCTGCGCCAGGGCGCGACGTGGGACGACCTGTGGGCGCGCCCGACCCGGCGCGTGGACCTGCATGCCGGCTACCACTTCGACAACGGCCTGAGCCTGGACCTGTCGATCTCCAACCTGACCAAGGAGTACAGCTACTGGGCGCACGTGGGCCGCAGCGATCTGGCGGTCTCGGACATCGTCGATGCCGGCATGACCACGTTGCTCACCGCCAAGTACGCGTTCTAGTCCGCTCTCCGCGGGATCGGGGGCGGTGCCGGCAAGCACCGCTCCCCGTGTCGCGCCCCACCCCGGAGATCTTGATGAAACGTCGCACGTTCTGTGTCATCGGCCTGCTCGCGCCGCTGGGAATGGCGGCCGTGCCGGCGGGCGCGGCCGCCGTGGCCGCCGCGCCCGAACCGGATGGACGCCCGCACGCGTTCGGTTTCGCCCAGGGGCAGTTCGTGCTGGACGGCCAGCCGTGGCAGATCCGCAGCGGCGAGATGCATCCGCTGCGCATCCCGCGCGAGGACTGGTTGCACCGGATCCGCATGGCCAAGGCGATGGGCCTGAACACCATCGCCCTGTACCTGATGTGGAACGCATTGGAAGCCGAACCCGGCGTGTTCGACCTGGACGGCGGGCGCCGCGATTTCGTCGCCTTCGTCCGCCTGTGCGCGCAGGAAGGCATGTGGGTCTATCTGCGGCCCGGCCCCTACGTCTGCGCCGAGTGGACGCTGGGCGGCCTGCCCGCGTATCTGTTGCGCGAACCGGGCATGCGCCTGCGCGATGCCGGCGATGCGCGCTACATGGCGGCGGTGCGGCGCTACATCGCCGCGGTGGCGCCGCGCATCGCGCCGTTGCTGGCGTCGGCCGGCGGGCCGGTGCTGATGCTGCAGATCGAGAACGAGTATTCGATGTTCGGCGCCGACGTCGGCTACCTGCAGGCGTTGCGCGCGCTGTGGCAGGAACACGGCATCGATGGGCCGTTCGCGGTCGCCGACGGCATGAAGGACCTGCGCCGGCGCAAGGCCTACCTGCCCGGCGCGGCGCTGGGCCTGGACGGCGCCGACCTGGCCGACCTGCAGCACGGCCGCGCCTTCGCCGGCACCGCGCCGGTGTGGGTGGCCGAAGGCTATCCGGGCTGGCTGACGCATTGGGGCGAGGCCGACTTCGCGCGCCGCGACTACCTGCCGACGCTGCGCCGGCTGCTGGCGCACGGACATTCGTTCAACCTGTACGTGGTGCATGGCGGCAGCAACTTCGGCCTGAGCGCCGGCGCCAATGCCGACGACGACGGCTCCAATTTCCAGCCGGCGTTGACCAGCTACGACTACAGCGCGCCGATCGACGAGCGCGGCGCGGCGACGCCGGCGTACTTCGCGCTGCGCGAGGCGATCGCCGCGCATCTGCCGCGGCCATTGCCGGCGCTGCCGCCGGCGCCGCCACGCACGCACTTCGCGCCGACGCTGGCGCTGCCGTATGCGTCCTTGTGGGACAACCTGCCGGCGGCGCCGGTCGCGACCGTGGCGCCGACCGGCAACGAGGTGCTGTTCGGCCAGGACCAGGGGCTGGTGCTGTATCGCCGCCGCATCGGTCCCGGCGCGCAGCTGCGCGTGGACGGCGTGCACGACTACGCCGTGGTGCATGTGGATGGCGCGGAAGTGGGGCACGTGTCGCGGGTGCGGCACCCCGCGCTGCACTCCTCGGCGCAGCTGATGCTGCCGCGGGCGCAGGCGGCGGAGCGCGCGCTGGAGATCCTGGTCGACAGCTTCGGCCACATCAATTTCGGTCCGGCGCTGGGCGATGCCAAGGGCCTGGTCGGCGCCGTGCAGTTGCAAGGCGCGCCGCTGCAGGATTGGCAGGCGTATCCGATCGCGCTGGACGATGCCTGGATCCAGTCGCTGCGGCCGCTGCGAACTGCGTCGTCGCGGCCGGGGTTGTTCTTCCGCGCGGAGGTCGTGGTCGAGACGCCCGGCGACGCCTACCTGGACATGCGCGAGTGGGACAAGGGCTATCTGTGGGTCAACGGCCAGTTGCTCGGCCGCTATTGGCGCATCGGGCCGCAGCAATGCCTGTACTGCCCGGGACCGTGGCTGCGGCAGGGCCGCAACGAGGTGCTGGTGCTCGATCTGCACCGCACCCGCGCCGCGGCGATCCGCTGTGCGGACTCGTTGCGAGGCGCGCGCGCATGAGCCTGCGCCGCGGACGTACCGACCGCCCCCATCCGATCCACTGCGTCGCCCCGGCGACGAGGAAGCCCGCATGCTGCTGACCACGCCCGATGCCTCCGCGCGCCACGATGCCGACCGCGCGCCGCCGCGCGCGATCGGATTCTGGGGCGGTCTGTCCGCGAACCTGCTGAACATGATTGGCATCGGCCCGTTCATCACCATCCCGCTGGCGCTGTCGGCGCTGGCCGGGCCGATGGTGTTGCTGGGCTGGGTGGCCGGCGCGCTGCTGTGCCTGTGCGACGGCCTGGTCTGGGCGGAACTGGGGTCGGCGATCCCCAAGTCCGGCGGGCCGTACCACTATCTGCGCGAGGCCTATGGCCGCGACCGCCTGGGCAGCCTGTTCGGCTTTCTGTACCTGTGGCAGACGCTGTTGACCGCGCCGTTGTCGATCGGCGCGGCGGCGGTCGGTTTCACCCAGTACCTGGCCTTTCTGGTCCCCGGCCTGGCGTCGTGGCAACTGACCGCGATCGCTGCGACCTTGTGCCTGTTCAACACCGCCTTGCTGTACCGCGAGGTGCGCTCGGTGCAGTTGCTGTCGCTGCTGGTCACCGCGGCGGTGGTGGCCGCGGTGGTGTGGATCGTGGCCAGCGGCATGCTGCATTTCGACATGGCGCTCGCGCGGCGCTTCCTGCACGCGGGGACCGACTCGCCGCATGGGTTCTGGCTCGGCTTCGGCGCGGTGGCGCTGATCGCGGTGTACGACTACGGCGGCTACAACAACGTGTGCATGCTCGGCGGCGAGATCCGCCAGCCGCGGCGCAACATCCCGCTGGCGGTGCTGTGTTCGATTCCGATCGTGGCGGCGCTGTACCTGGGCCTGAACGTGGCCATCCTCGGCGTGCTGCCGTGGCAGCAGGCGGCGCAGTCCAAGGCGGTGGTGGCCGACTTCATGCAGGCGATCTACGGGCATGTCGGCAGCACCGTCGCGGTCGCGCTGATCATGCTCGCCAGCTGGGGATCGGCGCTGGTGGTGCTGCTGGGCTATTCGCGGGTGCCGTACGCGGCGGCGGCCGAAGGCCAGTTCTTCCGCGTGTTCGCGCGGCTGCATCCGCGCGGCCGCTTTCCCACCGTGTCGCTGCTGTTCGTCGGCGCGACCTCGGCGCTGGCCTGCCTGCTGTCGCTGGACGACCTGATCGCCACGCTCATGGTCATCCAGATCATGTTCCAGTTCATGGCGCAGTGCCTGGCGGTGGTGCTGCTGCGGCGGCAACCGCAGCGCCCGCCCGACGCGTTCTCGATGCCGTTGTACCCGTGGCCGCTGTGGGTGAGCGTGGCCGGCTGGCTGTACATCCTGGCCACCAGCCAGGGCCGCCACCTGCTCGCCGCGGTCGTGGCGCTGTGCCTGGGCACGGCGCTGTTCTTCATCCAGGCCAGGAGACAGGGCACATGGCCTTGCGAACCGAAATGACCGCGTACGACGTGGCGGTGGTCGGCGAGATCTACGCCGATCACATCCTCAGTGGCTTCCAGCGCTGGCCGCAGCCGGGCGAGGAAGCCCTGGCCAGCGCCTATCTGCGCGAACTCGGCGGCGGCACCGTCAACACCGCCTGCGGGCTGGCGCGGCTGGGACGCAGCACGCGCCTGATCGGCCTGATCGGCGAGAGCGACCGGCCGTGGTTCGAACAGCGGCTGGGCCAGTTCCAGGTGCGCAGCGACGGGCTGCGCAGCGACCCGGCCGGCACCGGGATCACGGTCAGCGTGTCGATGCCCGACGACCGGGCGTTCTTCACCTACCTGGGCGCCAACACCCAACTCGACGCGCTGCTCGCGCGCGCCGAGGTGCTGGACGAACTGTGCGCGGCGCGCCACGTGCATTTCGCGATGCCGCTGTCGCGCGCGCTGGCGCAGACGCTGCTGCCGGCGCTGGCCGCGGCCGGCTGCACGACCTCGCTGGACGTGGGCTTCAGCCTGGAATGGCTGACTGCGCCACACAACCTCGCCACCTGCCGCGAGGTGGACTATTTCCTGCCCAACCAGAAAGAGGCCGCGCTGCTCGGCTGCGGCGACGGCGCCGAGGCCTGCCGCCACTGGGCCGCATCGCTGGGCTTGCGCCATGCGGCGATCAAGCTCGGCGGCGCCGGCGCGATGGCGGTCGATGCGGCCGGCGCGCGCCTGGTGGCCGCGCCCGCGGTGCAGGTGCGCGACACCACCGGCGCCGGCGACGCCTTCGACGCGGGCTTCATCGATGCGCTGCTCGACGGCGCAGGACTCGACGAATGCCTGCGCCGCGCCTGCTTCTGCGGCGCGTCCTGCTGCGCCGCGCTCGGCGCGCTGGACGGCCTCCCCGATTTCGACCAACTGAGGAACCGTAATGACAGCAATGAATCGTAAGATCGCCTTGATCGGCGGCGGCGGGGTACGCTCGCCGCTGGTCGTGTACGGGGTCAACGAGGCGGCCGCGGCACTGGGCGTGCGGGAGATGGTGCTGTACGACCCGGATCCGGAGCGGGTACGGCTGATGGTCGCGCTGGGCCGCGCGGTGGTGGCCGAGTTCGGCGGCGAGTTGCAGCTGCGCGCCGCCGATTCGCTGGAAGACGCGATCGAAGGCGCGGACTTCGTGCTCAACAGCATCCGCATCGGCGGCATCGCGCAGCGCGCCGCCGACGAGCGGGTGAGCATCGACCAGGGCTATCCGGGGCAGGAGACCACCGGCCCGGCCGGCGTGGCCATGGCCTTGCGCACCGTGCCGGTGTCGATCGCGCAGGCGCGGCTGGTGGAGCGGTTGAGCCCGGACGCATGGCTGGTCAACTTCACCAATCCGGCCGGCTTGATCACCCAGGCGGTGACCACGCATACCCGCGCCAAGATCGTCGGCATCTGCGATACCCCGACCGAGCTGTTCCACAACATCGCGCATGCGCTGGGCGCGCACCACGACGCGGTGGAATGCGATTACGTCGGCCTCAACCACCTGGGCTGGGTGCGCGGCGTGCGCCTGCACGGCGAGGAGGTCATCGACCGCTTGCTGGGCGACGACGCGCTGCTGCGCCAGCTGTACCTGGCGCCGCTGTTCGATTTCGACATGATCCGCGCATTGCGGCTGATCCCCACCGAATACCTGTTCTTCTACTACGAGCGGCGCCGCGCGCTGGCCAACCAGCGCACCCAGGGCGCGAGCCGCGGCGCCGAGATCGAGACCTTGAACCATGCCCTGATCGCCGCGCTCGGCAGCCGCCTGCAGGCCGGCGACGGCCACGGCGCGGTGCAGACCTATGCGGCGTATCTGAACCAGCGCTCGGGCTCGTACATGAAGCTCGAGGCCGAAGGCGGGTCGGCGTTCGATGCCGGAGTCAGCCTGCAGGCCGATCCGTTCCGGGTCAGCACCGGCTACCACCGCATCGCCATCGACGTGATGAGCGCGCTGACCGGCGCGGTGCCGGCGAAGATCGTGGTCAACGTGCGCAACCAGGGCGCGATCGCCGATCTGCCCGACGACGACATCGTGGAGATTTCCTCGCACATCGACCGCGACCGCATCGTGCCGTGCCCGACCGCGCCGCTGCCGGACGCGGTGCATGGCCTGATCCGCGCGGTGAAGGCCTACGAGCGCGCGGCGATCGAGGCGGTGCTGTCGGGCAGCCGCCTGACCGCGCGCAAGGCGATGCTGATCCATCCGGCGATCGGCGAATGGACGCCGTCGCACGACTTGCTGGAGAGCCTGTTCGGGCACCTCAGCGACGACGGCCAGTGCCTGTGCCAGGGGCCGATGCATTGGCATGGCTGAGTAAAACGAGTGTGCGGCGACGGACGTAAATCCGCCGCCGCATCGCTCCCGCAAAGGCGGCCATGCTGATTGTCGCCAAGCATCCCTGTGGGAGCGACTTCAGTCGCGACAGGCGTTACCGGGAATGCCCGTCGCGACTGAAGTCGCTCCCACAACAACCACACTATCCGTAAAACG carries:
- a CDS encoding 6-phospho-beta-glucosidase, with product MNRKIALIGGGGVRSPLVVYGVNEAAAALGVREMVLYDPDPERVRLMVALGRAVVAEFGGELQLRAADSLEDAIEGADFVLNSIRIGGIAQRAADERVSIDQGYPGQETTGPAGVAMALRTVPVSIAQARLVERLSPDAWLVNFTNPAGLITQAVTTHTRAKIVGICDTPTELFHNIAHALGAHHDAVECDYVGLNHLGWVRGVRLHGEEVIDRLLGDDALLRQLYLAPLFDFDMIRALRLIPTEYLFFYYERRRALANQRTQGASRGAEIETLNHALIAALGSRLQAGDGHGAVQTYAAYLNQRSGSYMKLEAEGGSAFDAGVSLQADPFRVSTGYHRIAIDVMSALTGAVPAKIVVNVRNQGAIADLPDDDIVEISSHIDRDRIVPCPTAPLPDAVHGLIRAVKAYERAAIEAVLSGSRLTARKAMLIHPAIGEWTPSHDLLESLFGHLSDDGQCLCQGPMHWHG
- a CDS encoding outer membrane protein transport protein — protein: MQNATQFVRFTALAVGIVGALTIGQAHGAAFQLKENSAKGLGRAFAGSGSAPGDASIIANNPAGMRQLDGKVFQADVSAIQFAAKYDGTGTYATGSAISGGNGGDAGTIAPVPAVYFHLPFGENNNMHFGTSLTVPYGFKTEYDRDWVGRYNGVKTELQAIDLNLAFSYDVNPYVSFGASVFAERLDIDLSNAIDLGSVLAARRVPGFAPGSADGFSRIKGDSTDIGYTLGGLFSIDENTHIGFSYRSKVEHKITNGTADFTTPANAATVLAVAAPGTFVDTKGRATVTLPASATASFTHNINEQWTVMADVSRTAWSKFDQVTVDFASNQPDSVLNFAYHDTTFVSIGADYRMSDTLTLRGGLAYDETPTSNEHRDVRVPDASRKWVSLGLSWRPSEQAEYSFGYTHLFTSDPSINSTTATGNTLVGSYDVSGNVLAASVNYKF
- a CDS encoding beta-galactosidase, with amino-acid sequence MKRRTFCVIGLLAPLGMAAVPAGAAAVAAAPEPDGRPHAFGFAQGQFVLDGQPWQIRSGEMHPLRIPREDWLHRIRMAKAMGLNTIALYLMWNALEAEPGVFDLDGGRRDFVAFVRLCAQEGMWVYLRPGPYVCAEWTLGGLPAYLLREPGMRLRDAGDARYMAAVRRYIAAVAPRIAPLLASAGGPVLMLQIENEYSMFGADVGYLQALRALWQEHGIDGPFAVADGMKDLRRRKAYLPGAALGLDGADLADLQHGRAFAGTAPVWVAEGYPGWLTHWGEADFARRDYLPTLRRLLAHGHSFNLYVVHGGSNFGLSAGANADDDGSNFQPALTSYDYSAPIDERGAATPAYFALREAIAAHLPRPLPALPPAPPRTHFAPTLALPYASLWDNLPAAPVATVAPTGNEVLFGQDQGLVLYRRRIGPGAQLRVDGVHDYAVVHVDGAEVGHVSRVRHPALHSSAQLMLPRAQAAERALEILVDSFGHINFGPALGDAKGLVGAVQLQGAPLQDWQAYPIALDDAWIQSLRPLRTASSRPGLFFRAEVVVETPGDAYLDMREWDKGYLWVNGQLLGRYWRIGPQQCLYCPGPWLRQGRNEVLVLDLHRTRAAAIRCADSLRGARA
- a CDS encoding APC family permease, encoding MLLTTPDASARHDADRAPPRAIGFWGGLSANLLNMIGIGPFITIPLALSALAGPMVLLGWVAGALLCLCDGLVWAELGSAIPKSGGPYHYLREAYGRDRLGSLFGFLYLWQTLLTAPLSIGAAAVGFTQYLAFLVPGLASWQLTAIAATLCLFNTALLYREVRSVQLLSLLVTAAVVAAVVWIVASGMLHFDMALARRFLHAGTDSPHGFWLGFGAVALIAVYDYGGYNNVCMLGGEIRQPRRNIPLAVLCSIPIVAALYLGLNVAILGVLPWQQAAQSKAVVADFMQAIYGHVGSTVAVALIMLASWGSALVVLLGYSRVPYAAAAEGQFFRVFARLHPRGRFPTVSLLFVGATSALACLLSLDDLIATLMVIQIMFQFMAQCLAVVLLRRQPQRPPDAFSMPLYPWPLWVSVAGWLYILATSQGRHLLAAVVALCLGTALFFIQARRQGTWPCEPK
- a CDS encoding carbohydrate kinase family protein, producing the protein MTAYDVAVVGEIYADHILSGFQRWPQPGEEALASAYLRELGGGTVNTACGLARLGRSTRLIGLIGESDRPWFEQRLGQFQVRSDGLRSDPAGTGITVSVSMPDDRAFFTYLGANTQLDALLARAEVLDELCAARHVHFAMPLSRALAQTLLPALAAAGCTTSLDVGFSLEWLTAPHNLATCREVDYFLPNQKEAALLGCGDGAEACRHWAASLGLRHAAIKLGGAGAMAVDAAGARLVAAPAVQVRDTTGAGDAFDAGFIDALLDGAGLDECLRRACFCGASCCAALGALDGLPDFDQLRNRNDSNES
- a CDS encoding TonB-dependent receptor, with protein sequence MCIGKRSNGKVLVEAILAVLGASAALTAVAGTVTGEVSVQGSGKPAANARVGIAGTAYTAVTDANGHFVIADVPAGQYALESSYPGFSAAQTSFEVSDTGTTALNIALDEVKQLKNITVVANRYDASNLKMNAVNTVDVLSANDLQHTAVHNVAEALGLISGINITTTGSGYFGGVDGAARGEGMFASVRGLPSEYNVNLIDGVTVAQGMPYSRSVQLSLLPPSGLQTIVVNKTSTADMDGDAIGGTIDFRTPTAFDFKQTTSGSVTGSGRLESRARDYGGDGLGGGLAGEFQHKFGDEQQFGFYASAYYDYRTSTNSEVAAATSALNDHSWAFLHADADGGNAAGYDPQHNLTSTGMNVGVVAGWERRYGGNASFDWQVDDSLSLYARATYAYAKTDQGTTFVQLLPQDVTYVPSATAGVYTPNIGRIASRFWYETNPEIADLATFQIGARKTSGGWTFMPNLFYSFGDNDRPDHVEIDGREDKFSQTNYAYSGSSLVRYGSGAFPYPQLTPALLAQVNDIPSLYASSYGELTKIYSGQKKGGAKFDVRYDFEDGALSALQFGVKYSKSSRNFSNRDWWTGGVDDTSTLGDLGIFNGNYSAIFPGKYSWVTPKVSETAVSNVIYSHLRDDDLDSCGSAYYVNNWNCNTMRGTEAVAAAYAMATFSLGNLEVVPGVRFEHSSIHNTFWVTPSDADGNQTVGYFDSNHTTYDEPLPSVFLTWRPDPRTAYRASLWTSYTRPAFVQLGGGSNISISNGITTITQGNPDLKPIESTNLDLSGEWSTEHGGFFSVAGFYKRLRNYIYDAGASQANSSGSGSGTVLYTMPTNGGDGRVYGLEVSARQRFQDLPEPLNGLGVSFNATRQHARADLGMDGFENEHMQSAPNAMANVELFYERERFSVNLSYHFSSSYLLSYDYLRQGATWDDLWARPTRRVDLHAGYHFDNGLSLDLSISNLTKEYSYWAHVGRSDLAVSDIVDAGMTTLLTAKYAF
- a CDS encoding rhomboid family intramembrane serine protease; translation: MFVSIPSRDRTTLRWATPLLFAAMWLAFLWSISRPNQARATLWLDWGALSAGVASPRDWLATVQDGSVLRLFTALFLHADWSHLLGNLVFLLIFGLPAERVLGPWRFLLLFLGGGAISNLAAVFAIGTPDRVIIGASGAVSALIGTYLALFPRAKLGVVLPLGLFLEFVRAPASLLIGTWAALQVVFAYIGPAFGMVAWSAHLTGFAFGMAYGLYVRAAIARRLRKRKGF